From a region of the Drosophila willistoni isolate 14030-0811.24 unplaced genomic scaffold, UCI_dwil_1.1 Seg588, whole genome shotgun sequence genome:
- the LOC124461678 gene encoding uncharacterized protein LOC124461678 yields the protein MLLVLSTLFLLALVALGQAHSLPQAVQLGGAIVAAVEQDAEQEAANEERLEQEWLQIARQQLRKFLDNELSAEQLTNLFGTWATEARGKHHHKKHKKLLKMLYPLLAAAALAKMVLLPLILKWLTALSTSSFVKIALLTSGLLALKYIMSSGHAHDRLEIIHSPSIKGYHAAHAAALSSSGSSWMPIGQQHYIPLGLTKETSLRLPKHNYDSQEFYKPFL from the exons atgctTCTCGTCTTGAGTACTTTATTTCTGTTGGCCTTGGTGGCTTTGGGACAGGCACATAGCCTGCCACAGGCTGTACAACTTGGCGGCGCTATTGTGGCGGCCGTCGAACAGGATGCTGAACAAGAGGCAGCCAACGAGGAGCGTCTGGAGCAGGAATGGTTACAAATTGCCCGGCAGCAGCTGCGTAAGTTCCTTGACAATGAACTAAGTGCCGAGCAATTGACCAACTTGTTTGGCACCTGGGCAACTGAAG CTCGTGGCAAACATCACCACAAGAAGCACAAGAAGCTATTGAAAATGTTATATCCCctgctggctgctgctgccttgGCCAAAATGGTTTTGTTGCCCTTGATCTTGAAGTGGTTAACGGCGCTTTCAACCTCATCGTTTGTCAAAATAGCTTTGCTCACTTCCGGACTGCTGGCCTTGAAGTACATCATGTCGAGTGGTCATGCACATGATCGTCTGGAGATAATACACTCGCCCTCGATAAAAGGTTATCATGCTGCCCACGCGGCGGCTCTTTCATCCAGCGGTAGCAGCTGGATGCCCATTGGGCAACAGCACTACATACCCCTTGGATTAACAAAGGAAACTTCACTGAGACTACCGAAACATAACTATGATAGCCAGGAGTTTTACAAACCTTTTCTATAG
- the LOC124461676 gene encoding glycine-rich protein DOT1-like, with protein sequence MKDKSKLSKTIFFQLFICVLGLCATLATVNAGLLGLLKGGGGGGGGGGYGGGYGSGGGYGGGYGGSGGGVQVIKVINTYEGGHGGGGYSGGYGGGYSGGYGGSYSGGYGGGHSGGYSGGYGGGDYGHGGHSHVDVYKEWIPLPALIHVGIV encoded by the exons ATGAAA gataaatcaaaattaagtaaaaccATTTTCTTTcagttgtttatatgtgtCTTGGGGCTGTGCGCCACTCTGGCGACAGTGAACGCAGGACTTCTGGGCCTGTTGAAGGGAGGcggaggcggcggcggcggcggtggttaTGGTGGTGGATATGGCTCTGGCGGCGGATATGGTGGTGGTTACGGCGGCAGTGGAGGTGGCGTTCAG GTAATCAAAGTCATCAACACCTATGAGGGCGGCCATGGAGGTGGTGGCTACTCCGGTGGCTATGGAGGCGGCTACTCTGGTGGCTACGGAGGCAGTTACTCTGGTGGCTACGGAGGTGGCCACTCTGGCGGCTATTCAGGTGGCTACGGAGGTGGCGACTATGGCCATGGCGGTCACTCCCATGTCGATGTTTATAAA GAATGGATTCCGCTTCCTGCTCTGATCCATGTGGGCATTGTATAA
- the LOC124461679 gene encoding uncharacterized protein LOC124461679, whose product MLKIIIERKCGKPVEFRMASYSTIYDLKKRIEDLLSMSEGQCVLISSKCKVLDGDLILEAAGLDNSDPKKKPTITCFEGAQKIGALTVIAEAEIETDYSNESLESAVTFQTVCVR is encoded by the exons atgctaaaaataaTCATAGAGAGAAAATGTGGAAAG CCAGTGGAATTCAGAATGGCCTCTTATTCGACTATTTATGACCTGAAAAAAAGGATCGAGGATCTACTATCTATGTCTGAGGGGCAATGTGTCCTAATATCCTCGAAATGCAAGGTATTAGATGGCGATCTTATTTTGGAAGCAGCAGGTCTGGACAACAGTGATCCCAAGAAGAAACCAACGATAACATGTTTTGAAGGAGCTCAAAAAATTGGAGCATTAACTGTAATTGCTGAGGCTGAAATTGAGACTGACTATAGTAACGAATCATTAGAAAGTGCAGTGACGTTCCAGACAGTATGTGTAAGATAA
- the LOC6653781 gene encoding LOW QUALITY PROTEIN: uncharacterized protein LOC6653781 (The sequence of the model RefSeq protein was modified relative to this genomic sequence to represent the inferred CDS: inserted 1 base in 1 codon; substituted 2 bases at 2 genomic stop codons): protein MTLIHRHLPGVSLFILGLFLASSCEAATEQLNNLPAXSQNAGARTLLRIYDECTRSEGGFVPCLKKKAISFIDRIXPIDAINIADGIKLIRLETATQPVGGFSAYSENELESSLARSGSDREAKLTSMLIERLSYFFNGHSLQVSFPKLTSDEIGRXLEEGRGKMKKMMGMMMMGMAMKLMGMIPIAMGALYILAGKALIISKIALLLAGIIGLKKLMSGKSSGGSSGWSSGGGGGGGGGWSSGGGGGGGGGGGWDRRSLNEAQELAYRAQHRQEQPILQKQQQQQQPADPVQQLTKS, encoded by the exons ATGACATTGATACACAGGCATTTGCCAGGCGTGAGCCTATTTATACTTGGCCTCTTCCTCGCCAGCAGCTGTGAGGCGGCCACCGAGCAACTGAATAATCTACCAGCCTGAAGTCAGAATGCTGGCGCTCGCACCTTGTTGCGCATCTACGATGAATGCACCCGATCCGAGGGCGGTTTTGTGCCATGTCTCAAGAAGAAGGCCATCTCGTTCATTGATCGCA GCCCCATCGATGCCATAAATATTGCCGACGGCATTAAACTGATACGTCTGGAAACGGCCACCCAACCAGTTGGAGGCTTTTCGGCCTACAGTGAAAATGAATTGGAATCCTCGCTGGCCAGATCTGGCAGCGATCGTGAAGCCAAATTGACGAGCATGCTAATCGAAAGATTGAGTTACTTCTTTAATGGTCATTCGCTTCAAGTCAGTTTCCCCAAACTGACTTCCGATGAAATCGGACGCTGACTGGAAGAAG GTCGCGgcaaaatgaagaaaatgatgggcatgatgatgatgggcaTGGCCATGAAGCTGATGGGCATGATACCGATCGCAATGGGAGCTCTCTACATTCTAGCTGGCAAGGCTCTAATCATTTCGAAGATTGCCCTACTCCTGGCTGGCATAATTGGCCTAAAGAAACTGATGTCAGGCAAATCGTCGGGCGGCAGCTCTGGCTGGTCTTCgggcggtggcggcggcggtggaggCGGTTGGTCATCgggaggcggcggcggcggtggtggtggcggcggctGGGATAGGCGATCCTTGAACGAGGCTCAGGAGCTGGCATATCGGGCACAACATAGACAAGAGCAACCAATACTccagaagcagcaacagcagcagcaaccagcAGACCCAGTGCAACAGTTGACCAAGTCATAG